The DNA segment CGGTCATCGGCGACGGCGCGCGGATCGGCGCCGACAACGAGCTGCGCGGCGGCATCCGCATCTGGTGCGACGCCGACATCCCGGCCGGATCGGTGCGCTTCTCCTCCGACCAGTAGGCCGGTCACCGGGCCCGGACGGCCGTTGTCCACAGGCCCCGCACCGCCCCGGCCGCATCGCCTAACCTGGCCGCATGCCCGCCCGCACCTGGCGTCCGCCCGGCCCGTTCGACCTGCACCGCACCCTGGGCGTGCTGCAGCGCGGGCCCGGCGACCCCGCGTTCGCGGTGCGCGGCGGCGAAGTGTGGCGCGCCTGCCGTACGCCCCAGGGGCCCGGCACGCTGCGCCTCGCCGCCCGCCCGTCCGCCGGGGGCGTGGAGGCCGAGGCGTGGGGGCCGGGCGCCGACTGGCTGCTGGACCACCTGCCGGGCCTGCTGGGGGAGTTCGACGAGCCCGCGGAGTTCACCGCCCGGCACCGCGTCGTCCATGAGGCCCGCCGCCGCCACCCCGGCGTCCGGCTCGCGCGCACCGGCCTGGTCCTGGAGTCGCTGATCCCCTCGATCCTGGAGCAGAAGGTCACCAGCGACGAGGCGTACCGCGCCTGGCGCCTCCTGCTGTGGCGGCACGGCGAGGCCGCCCCCGGCCCCGGGGAGCGGCTGCGGGTGATGCCCGACCCGCGCGGCTGGGCCCTGATCCCCTCCTGGGAGTGGCACCGCGCGGGCG comes from the Streptomyces angustmyceticus genome and includes:
- a CDS encoding DNA-3-methyladenine glycosylase family protein, which gives rise to MPARTWRPPGPFDLHRTLGVLQRGPGDPAFAVRGGEVWRACRTPQGPGTLRLAARPSAGGVEAEAWGPGADWLLDHLPGLLGEFDEPAEFTARHRVVHEARRRHPGVRLARTGLVLESLIPSILEQKVTSDEAYRAWRLLLWRHGEAAPGPGERLRVMPDPRGWALIPSWEWHRAGVDAKRSDTILRAVRAARRMEEAARMDLADATRRLTALPGIGPWTAAETLQRTLGAPDAITVGDLHLPKIIGYALTGRRGTTDEEMLALLAPYEGQRHRAARLILLSGRVPPRRAPRFPVGDIARL